The Tachysurus vachellii isolate PV-2020 chromosome 25, HZAU_Pvac_v1, whole genome shotgun sequence genomic sequence acatagTACAgaaaatttagagatgccatcagatttctttattttgtttatttatttgttctttagCTCATTTTCACACAGGTTCTGAGcaacttaaagaaaaaaactgcaaaTGCACAAATTCAAAGGCTGACGTTATACTTGTACAATTCATTTGTTAAGAAACAGaggaacttttattttgaaattcttGCCGAGAAGCCGAAATGCATGATGGGATTGCATAAAGCTTTGCTTGAGTACATTAGCATTATAAACAAAGCCCAAGTGTACTCATAATGAATTCCGTTGGCTGCTAAATTGcataatttcttttattcttccttACTTCAGAGTAATGCCCGTGGAAGTGGAGAggaagtttgtgtgtgactcaCGCATCCTAGAGAAGCTGAAGGATATTAGAGGTGTGTTTCCTTCTCATATagatttttctgatttatttattacaccagGGGTCTCTAACACGTCGTTACTGGTAGCTCACGACCGCTTCTGAATAGCTCGCTTAAATGTTCATAGAATATTTACAAAAttgatcaaatcaaattaaatcaatatCCCTTTAAATTTCATCCCAATCAAATTCacagaagccccgcccctttccctGTACCGACTCTGACTCCTAGAACAAATCATAGTCCTCCACGCGTGCACGCGCATCATagatggttaaggtgttggactactgaccggaaggtcatAGGTTCGAATCCaaggtccacaaagctgccacttaTTGGGCCCTgattaaggcccttaaccctcaatttctcagttatttaaaatgaaataatgtatgtgactctggataagggtttttgtaattgtaataccagagatgggggactcaagtcatatgacttgactcgagtcagacttaagtcgcaaatttgagacttgcttgagaaatattaaaaaaagactcgacttgactttgacttgacattaatgacttgagacttgcacatgtgtgacttactcccacctctgtgtAATACAGATTTGTTGTGCCATTGAACTAAACAATAACAATTTACTGCTAAATAAAagaatcaatgaatgaataaaatctgtttaacTCGAGTCAACAATTAACATGCTGCTTAagagaatttaaaatgatttattgcaAAATTTGACTGATCAATattgacttcttttttttttaagttcacaCAAAAATGGTTTATGACAATAAACTTTGTAAATCATTGTAATAATgaataatcatttaattaatttgatAATGTGATAATtacttataatataaaatgagtaTCTCTTGGCAACCTTCATTTTGTCAAAGTAGTtctcagaggaaaaaaaggacGGATGCCCCTGGTATAGACTGAGATCGGTGCCTGCTCGGGAGAGAAGCTAATGCATGCGTTAAAAAGTAAGCTATATGTCGCTAGATGATGTCAAAGACACTGCATATACAGTGAATTGTCATGTTCGTTTACATTTCAAAACGTGTTTCACGAAGAGGCAAAATTTTATAACGATGAATAGTTGTTGTCAAGTTAGACAATAATAAATCCTTATTTCCTATAGAAATACATTTCCAAATACTAGAATCTctataaaaacatacaagagCTAGTATTACTGAGTAAACATGACTGAAAAATTCCTTGGTGGAACAaaaatggtgatcagtgattgatcATCGAGAACAATGATGATCAGTTATTTGTTTTTGGAAACACTGGTGATCGGTGATTGATCTTTGAGAACAATTgtaatcagtgattggttgttaggaacattggtgatcagtgatttgtcGTTGGATTGTTGGGAACATTGGCTCATGGAAGCACAATTCTGATTTTACACACTGGTGAAGATTCGACTGAACCTGCTCTCTTGAACTCAAATAATCAGCAGTTGTCCTGTGAGCTGAAGTGTTTAAATTTGACAGTAAACTATTTTTAAGTTAAATGACCATCAGCAACCACCACAGGAACTTCACCGACCAGGTGTAGGAACATGAACTGACATTGGTCttatctcttctctcctcctagCTGTATGTTTGGGTCAGTATGAATTTAAAGATCAGTACTTCGACACAGCAGACTTCACACTGACCCTAAAAGATTTCTGGCTGAGAAAACGTGAAGGATCCTGGGAGCTAAAACGGCCCACATCAAATTTGAATACAGAGACAAGGGCACAGGATGTGTGCACTAATTACAGAGAGATCACAGATGTGCTTCAGATCAGAGCCGAGCTTATGTCTATCATGGGCATTTATGCAGAACACAACACAGAGTCATTACAGAAAGAGCAAGATAAAGATGTTCATGCTGAGTTTCAAAAGTGGGTGCAGGAAATGAAGCTGGAGTGTTTTGCGGAGTTCACCACCGTGCGGCATTCTTATACACTGGAATACGAAGGTGATGACAGAAGAGTA encodes the following:
- the thtpa gene encoding thiamine-triphosphatase isoform X1, with translation MPVEVERKFVCDSRILEKLKDIRAVCLGQYEFKDQYFDTADFTLTLKDFWLRKREGSWELKRPTSNLNTETRAQDVCTNYREITDVLQIRAELMSIMGIYAEHNTESLQKEQDKDVHAEFQKWVQEMKLECFAEFTTVRHSYTLEYEGDDRRVRVDLDQADFGYCVGEIEVLVSEADEMTSAMESIEKTAQKLGIGSEQKTEGKMEVYLQRFRPDHYAALLKAHVL
- the thtpa gene encoding thiamine-triphosphatase isoform X2 gives rise to the protein MHALKTVCLGQYEFKDQYFDTADFTLTLKDFWLRKREGSWELKRPTSNLNTETRAQDVCTNYREITDVLQIRAELMSIMGIYAEHNTESLQKEQDKDVHAEFQKWVQEMKLECFAEFTTVRHSYTLEYEGDDRRVRVDLDQADFGYCVGEIEVLVSEADEMTSAMESIEKTAQKLGIGSEQKTEGKMEVYLQRFRPDHYAALLKAHVL